The following proteins are co-located in the Eleginops maclovinus isolate JMC-PN-2008 ecotype Puerto Natales chromosome 23, JC_Emac_rtc_rv5, whole genome shotgun sequence genome:
- the ubl3b gene encoding ubiquitin-like protein 3b produces MTTQRDLDMVHLRLILVSGKTQDFTFSPNDSATDIAKHVFDNWPAGWEEERVSSPSILRLIFQGRFLHGNVTLGALKLPPGRTTVMHLVARETLPEPNSHGQRNREKTTESNCCLLL; encoded by the exons ATGACCACCCAGAGGGATCTTGATATG gtgCACCTCCGCCTCATCCTGGTCAGCGGGAAAACGCAAGACTTCACTTTCTCCCCAAATGACTCGGCCACAGACATCGCCAAGCATGTGTTTGACAACTGGCCCGCAG gatgggaggaggagagggtgagcAGCCCCAGCATACTGCGCCTCATCTTCCAGGGACGCTTCCTACATGGCAACGTTACCCTGGGCG CTCTGAAGCTGCCACCGGGCCGGACGACCGTCATGCATTTGGTCGCCAGAGAGACTCTTCCAGAGCCCAACTCTCATG GTCAAAGGAACCGAGAAAAAACCACAGAGAGCAACTGCTGCCTCCTCTTGTAA
- the foxo4 gene encoding forkhead box protein O4, translating to MEESSVPPIDPDFEPQSRPRSCTWPLPRPDISAVKPEGADGSESAAGTPPGDEDKPEPQQITSEPEKAAEAAAEAEGGAAAGVGGATPRKGSSRRNAWGNQSYADLISQAIENSPEKRLTLAQIYEWMVKTVPYFRDKGDSNSSAGWKNSIRHNLSLHNKFLRVHNESTGKSSWWMLNPEGGKTGKAPRRRAASMDNSSKLLKSRMRAKQTKKQAGAAGLGGSGGGLQGDGSTGSGGADSPNSSQQFPKWGVNSGSPSSRGSLDDSDMWTTFRPRTSSNASTLSGRLSPIATGHEDDDNLPEDSLLGRYSSSSLTPTLTETLMEELDLIDGLTLMTGQQGGASPSTAPPAPPTPLPSASTLLPRGSSFNSFHQLQQSSLPPAPTHSGTQASQCGSKEPSSFSNSLFNPMSSSGSRGSGHYSSHVPSSLEALLTSDSPPPSDVMMTQVDPLMQSPGGVGMMSLGSSVVGVRSKPNQLLLGKGLEPNTVAPMALQMQQRHLHLQQQQQQQQQQQQQQQQQQQQQQQQHQQHQHHSQIGLGMILSGMSQDPSQLSALKAQQTGLPAVGSHHGVPLSSANPGSSLLGMGQFGVPSCFQPGQDRLPTDLDMDMFTENLDCDVDYIINSDLMDGDVLDFNFDPILPGGQGYAGPASSQGSAHSWVPS from the exons ATGGAGGAGTCGTCGGTGCCCCCGATTGACCCAGATTTTGAGCCGCAAAGTAGGCCCCGCTCCTGCACATGGCCCCTGCCAAGACCAGACATCTCGGCTGTCAAACCGGAGGGGGCGGATGGCTCTGAATCCGCCGCCGGGACCCCGCCCGGCGACGAGGACAAGCCCGAGCCTCAGCAAATTACGTCTGAGCCCGAGAAGGCGGCGGAGGCAGCGGCGGAGGCGGAGGGAGGGGCTGCAGCCGGCGTGGGAGGAGCGACGCCCCGCAAAGGATCCTCACGCCGCAACGCGTGGGGGAACCAGAGCTATGCGGACCTGATCAGCCAGGCCATCGAGAACTCACCTGAGAAGAGGCTGACCCTGGCGCAGATCTACGAGTGGATGGTGAAGACAGTGCCTTACTTCAGAGACAAGGGAGACAGCAACAGCTCGGCAGGCTGGAAG AATTCAATTCGCCACAATTTATCACTCCACAACAAGTTCTTGAGGGTACACAATGAATCAACAGGCAAGAGCTCCTGGTGGATGCTCAACCCAGAGGGAGGGAAGACCGGGAAAGCTCCCCGCCGCCGGGCCGCCTCCATGGACAACAGCAGCAAACTGCTGAAGAGCCGCATGAGGGCCAAGCAAACCAAGAAGCAGGCGGGAGCAGCTGGGCTGGGGGGGTCAGGAGGGGGGCTGCAGGGCGATGGCAGCACAGGCTCCGGGGGCGCAGACAGCCCCAACTCATCCCAGCAGTTTCCCAAATGGGGGGTGAACAGCGGCAGTCCCTCGTCCCGCGGCAGCCTGGACGACTCTGACATGTGGACCACCTTCCGCCCACGCACAAGCTCCAACGCCAGCACCCTGAGCGGACGTCTATCCCCCATCGCTACTGGACACGAGGATGATGACAACTTGCCGGAGGACAGCTTGCTGGGAAGATACAGCTCCAGTAGCCTGACCCCCACCCTCACCGAGACCCTCATGGAAGAGCTGGATCTGATCGACGGCCTCACATTGATGACCGGGCAGCAGGGTGGTGCCAGTCCCAGCACAGCCCCACCGGCACCTCCCACTCCACTGCCCTCCGCCTCCACCCTGCTGCCCCGTGGCTCCAGCTTCAACTCCTTCCACCAGCTGCAGCAGTCCAGCCTCCCACCGGCCCCCACTCACAGCGGGACCCAAGCCTCTCAGTGTGGCAGCAAAGAACCGTCATCCTTCAGCAACTCCCTCTTCAACCCCATGTCCAGCTCCGGCTCTCGTGGGAGCGGCCATTACTCCAGCCACGTGCCTTCCAGCCTGGAGGCGCTGCTCACCTCTGACTCCCCGCCTCCCAGTGACGTGATGATGACCCAGGTGGATCCCCTGATGCAGAGTCCTGGAGGCGTGGGCATGATGAGTCTGGGCTCATCCGTGGTGGGCGTGAGGTCCAAACCCAACCAGCTGCTGTTGGGGAAAGGGCTGGAGCCGAACACGGTGGCCCCCATGGCGCTGCAGATGCAGCAGCGTCACCTtcacctccagcagcagcagcagcagcagcagcagcagcagcagcagcagcagcagcagcagcagcagcagcagcagcaacaccaacaacaccagcACCACTCACAGATTGGGTTGGGGATGATCCTCTCAGGTATGTCTCAGGACCCGTCGCAGCTCTCCGCCCTCAAAGCCCAGCAGACAGGTCTGCCAGCGGTGGGCTCTCATCACGGGGTTCCCCTCTCTTCAGCCAACCCCGGCTCCAGCCTGTTGGGGATGGGTCAGTTCGGAGTTCCGTCCTGCTTCCAGCCCGGGCAGGACAGGCTGCCCACAGACTTGGACATGGACATGTTCACCGAAAACCTGGACTGTGACGTGGACTACATCATCAACAGTGACCTCATGGACGGAGACG